In Schistocerca americana isolate TAMUIC-IGC-003095 chromosome 7, iqSchAmer2.1, whole genome shotgun sequence, a single genomic region encodes these proteins:
- the LOC124622277 gene encoding ubiquitin thioesterase otubain-like produces the protein MEDGNDLHNNKFDPSANQDELILQQQRRIEKEISETTPLVGDIQSISSLEGEYSADDIYRQKVLDLAKKYKSIRRTRPDGNCFFRAFSYAYLERLLGNREEYERFRDWALKSKDNLVALGFPEFTVEDFHDTFMEVLDRVGEGSDVFSQKDLHKLFNEQGYSDYIVVYLRLITSGQLQKDSEFYQHFIEGDRSIADFCHQEVEPMYKESDHIHIIALSSALDIGIRVRCMDRGEGVEVIAHDFPEGCSPAVHLLYRPGHYDILYP, from the coding sequence ATGGAGGACGGTAATGATTTGCATAATAATAAATTCGATCCAAGTGCCAACCAAGATGAGCTGATTTTGCAGCAACAAAgaagaatagaaaaagaaatttcAGAGACAACGCCTCTTGTTGGTGATATCCAAAGTATTTCTTCTTTGGAAGGCGAATATTCGGCCGACGACATATATAGGCAAAAAGTACTGGATTTAGCAAAAAAATATAAGAGTATTCGCCGAACGCGACCTGACGGAAATTGCTTTTTTCGTGCCTTTAGTTACGCCTATCTTGAACGTCTACTCGGGAACCGCGAGGAATATGAAAGATTTCGTGATTGGGCGCTCAAAAGCAAGGATAATTTAGTTGCTCTGGGTTTTCCAGAATTCACAGTTGAAGATTTTCATGATACTTTCATGGAAGTATTGGATCGTGTTGGAGAAGGCAGTGATGTATTTTCACAGAAAGATTTACATAAACTATTTAATGAACAAGGCTATTCAGATTATATTGTAGTGTATCTCCGCCTAATAACTTCTGGACAGCTTCAGAAGGATTCAGAATTTTACCAACATTTTATAGAGGGAGATCGTTcaattgctgatttttgtcatCAGGAAGTGGAACCTATGTATAAGGAGAGTGACCACATTCATATCATAGCCCTTAGCTCAGCTTTGGACATAGGTATTCGTGTAAGATGCATGGACAGAGGAGAGGGAGTGGAGGTGATTGCTCATGATTTTCCAGAAGGTTGCAGCCCAGCTGTCCATCTTTTGTACCGACCAGGTCACTATGATATATTGTATCCATGA